Proteins co-encoded in one Scomber scombrus chromosome 14, fScoSco1.1, whole genome shotgun sequence genomic window:
- the rcc1l gene encoding RCC1-like G exchanging factor-like protein, which yields MALPCVRLCSPYRITGLQVCGYATLSKASKPKEKTSSGPVFQYVGERKKPNHKVFVWGFSFTGALGIPSFVMPDSGRKKPRKYQLTPYRLETADQISSAACGYGFSLIASTTKDVTKLWGMGLNKDSQLGFQRTQHSRYQGYDYVLEPSPVALPLVEPVQTRVVQVSCGRAHSLVLTDQEGVFSMGNNSYGQCGRQIVEDEVYSGSHFIHKIGGFSSRVVQVACGQDHSLFLTESGKVYACGWGADGQTGLGHHRVSCSPVEVGGDLAGVEVQQISTYGDCSLAVSRDGQLYGWGNSEYLQLATVTEATQTNSPRHLPLKGCGKVVQAACGGTQVAIINERGEVFVWGFGILGKGPKLSESSTPEMIPSSLFGKSEFNPSVAVTKIRCGLNHFAAVTDRGELFVWGKNVRGCLGIGKKDDQYFPWRVTVPGQVVDVACGVDHMVALVKSLL from the exons ATGGCTCTTCCATGTGTGCGACTGTGCTCTCCATACAGAATCACAGGGCTTCAAGTTTGTGGTTATGCAACACTCAGTAAAGCATCCAAACCAAAGGAGAAAACCAGCAGTGGTCCAGTTTTTCAGTATGTTGGCGAGCGCAAAAAGCCCAACCACAAAGTGTTTGTATGGGGCTTTAGCTTCACCGGTGCTCTGGGTATCCCCAGCTTTGTGATGCCGGACAGCGGCAGGAAGAAGCCCCGCAAATATCAGCTCACTCCTTATCGCCTGGAGACTGCAGATCAG ATCTCTTCTGCTGCTTGTGGTTACGGCTTCTCTCTCATCGCCTCCACCACCAAGGATGTGACCAAGCTGTGGGGCATGGGCCTGAACAAGGACTCTCAGCTGGGCTTCCAGCGCACCCAGCACAGCCGCT ATCAAGGTTACGACTACGTGTTGGAGCCGTCGCCGGTGGCTCTACCTCTGGTCGAGCCGGTGCAGACTAGAGTGGTTCAGGTTTCATGTGGCCGTGCTCACTCTCTGGTCCTCACTGACCAGGAAGGAG TGTTCAGTATGGGCAATAACTCCTACGGTCAGTGTGGAAGACAGATAGTCGAAGATGAAGTCTACAG CGGCAGTCACTTCATTCACAAGATTGGAGGCTTCAGCAGCAGAGTCGTCCAG GTTGCGTGTGGACAGGACCACAGCCTTTTCCTCACAGAGTCAGGGAAGGTGTACGCGTGTGGATGGGGCGCAGATGGACAGACGG GTCTTGGACATCACAGAGTCAGCTGCAGTCCGGTGGAGGTGGGAGGGGATCTGGCAGGGGTGGAGGTGCAGCAGATCAGCACATATGGAGACTGCAGCCTGGCCGTGTCCAGAGATGGACAACTATACGGATGGGGCAACTCTGAATACTTGCAGCTGGCTACAGTCACAGAGGCCACACAG ACCAACTCTCCTCGTCATCTTCCTCTGAAAGGCTGCGGGAAGGTGGTTCAGGCAGCATGTGGAGGCACGCAGGTGGCCATTATCAACG AAAGAGGAGAGGTGTTTGTGTGGGGCTTCGGCATTCTTGGAAAAGGACCAAAGCTATCAGAATCGTCGACCCCTGAGATGATTCCCTCCTCGCTGTTCGGAAAATCAGAGTTCAACCCATCAGTAGCTGTCACCAAGATCAGATGTGGCCTCAACCATTTCGCTGCAGTAACAG ATCGAGGCGAGCTGTTTGTTTGGGGGAAGAATGTGAGAGGCTGTTTGGGCATCGGGAAGAAAGACGACCAGTACTTCCCATGGCGG GTGACTGTGCCAGGTCAAGTGGTGGACGTAGCGTGCGGTGTTGACCACATGGTGGCGCTGGTGAAATCCCTCCTCTGA